GAACCACAGGAGTCCACGTCGTGCAGCACTCCCGGGAGCAGTTCCCCGACGGCGCAGCGCCGCCCGCTCCGGACCGCGCCGGTCTGGTCGGGGCCCAGCGCCGCGCCGAGGTCGGGCCGTCGGCGCCGCCGGCCACCGCGGAGCGGGGCGCCGTCGGCCGGCTCGCCGACACGGTGGCGCAGCTGCGCCGGCAGCTCGACGAGGCGCAGGCGCACGCCGCGGGCCGGTCGGTGGTGGAGATGGCGGTCGGCATCCTGGTGGAGCGGCTGCGCTGCGGGCCCACCGAGGCCGCCAAGCAGCTCCAGGTGCTGGCCGAGCAGGCCGGCAGCACGCCGTTGGAGCTGGCGGCCGACCTGGTCAACCGGGCCGCCGCGGACAAGATCTCCGAGGCCGCGCACGAGTTCGTCGCGCGGGCGGCGCAGCCGGTGTCCTCCGAGGTCGGGGTGCGGCTGCGCAACACCGAGGCCGACGCGCTGAGCGGCGGGGACGCGGGCGCGGCGGCCCGGGCGATGCTGGAGCACGCGCTGCGGCCGCTCGGCGCGGTCGCCGTGGCGATCTGGGCGGCGCACCCGGACCTGTCGTTGTCGCTGGCGGGCAGCGCGGGCTTCGCCGACGCGGAGGCGCGGCGCTGGCGGCACGTGCCGCCGGGGGTGGTCACGGTGGCCCGCCGGGCGCTGGACGAGCGCGCGCCGGTGGCGTACCGGACGCTCGCGGACGGCGCCGTGCCGACGGTCGGCGGGCACGAGGCGGGCGGGGGCCGGCTGGCGGTTCCCGCGGGTGTCGGCGGCCGGTTGATCGGCGTGCTGGAGGTCTGCTGGCGCGACGAGCTGCCCGAGCAGTCCCAGTCGCTGCAGCGCCAGTTCGAGGCGCTGGCCGAGCTGTGCGCCACCACCTTGGAGAGCTGGGACGCGGACACCGCGGTGGAGGGCCCGGTGGGCGGGCCGTTCAACGAGCTGGCCGAGCTCGTCGACGGGGTCCTCGATCCCTGCATGATCCTGGATCCCGTGGACGGGTTCCCGCCGCGCTTCGTGATCCGCCACGCCAATCCGGCGTTCGTGGACTTCGCGGGGCGTCCCACCAGCGCGATCGTCGGCGCCGGCCTGCTGGAGGCGTACCCGCTGGCGGCGCAGGGCGGGAACCTGCTGGAGGCGGTGGAGAACGTCCACGCCACCGGCGCCCCGTTCAAGGACCCGCGGATGCGGCTGACGGCGCTGGTCGACGGGGTGCCGCTGAGCACCGACGCGTACGTGTCGATCAACCGGCACCGCAACCACGTCATCGTGCTGTGGCGGCTGGCCGAGAGCACGTCGCAGATCGCCCGGCTGCTCCACCACGCCCAGCGGCTCGGCCGGATCGGCGGTTTCGAGGAGGACCTGGACTCCCGTCAGGTGGTGTGGAACGACACGCTGTTCGAACTGCACGGCCTGTCCCCCACCGCGCAGCCGGTTCCGCTGGACCGGTTGTCCGACCACGCCCATCCCGACGACCGGGAGGCCGTCCAGCGTTTCCTGCGCACCCTGCTGCACCACCGGCGTCCGGCGTCCACGGCCTTCCGCCTGCAGCGGGCGGACGGGGTGACGCGGCACATCCGGGTGGTCGCCGAGCCGGTCCACGACCGCCTGGACCGGCTCGGCACCGTCCGCGGCGCGTACCAGGACATCTCGGCGCAGCACTGGACCGAGGTCGCCCTCGCGGCCACCCGGGACCAGTTGGCGCAGACCGAGCAGCAGGTCGCCGAGCGGCACCGGCTGGTCCGCCAGTTGCAGCACGCCATCATGCCGCCCAGCGCGGGCCCGCGGACCTTGCACAACCTGGACGTCGCGGTGCGCTACCGGCCCGCGGAGAAGGACCACCTGGTGGGCGGGGACTGGTACGACGCGCTGCCGCTGCCCTCCGGGCAGGTGCTGGTGTGCGTCGGCGACGTCGCCGGTCACGGCATCGAGGCCGCGACCGGGATGGTCGCCCTGCGCAACGCGCTGCGCGGGCTCGCCGCCACCGGGGCGGGCCCCGCCCAACTGCTGGCCTGGTTGAACAGTGTGACGCACCATCTGACCGACAACGTGACGGCCACGGCGGTCTGCGGCCTGTACGACCCGGACCGCCGCCACCTGCGCTGGGCCCGGGCCGGTCACCTCCCGCCGGTGCTGCTGCGCGGCGGGGACGCGGAGTGCCTGCCGCAGGCCGACGGCATCCTGCTGGGGGTGCTCGACCAGGCCGACTACGAGGAGCGGGAGATCGCCCTGGAGCCGGGCGACCGGATCGTGATGTACACCGACGGGCTGATCGAGCGCCGCGACCAGGGGCTCCACGCCTCCCTCGCGGACCTGGTGGCGCTCTCCCGGTCCGCCTCCCGGCAGGGCGTGGTCGCGCTGGACGCGCACCTGGACCACCTGCTGCGTTTCAGCGGCGCCGACACCGACGACGACACCTGTCTGGTGGGCATGGAGGTCCGCTGACCGCCGCTGCTGCGCGTCAGCCCCGGCCGACGGCGCGGGCGTGGCTCTCGACCAGCTCGCGGGCCTGGGCGGCGGTCATCGGGCGGCCGAAGAGGTAGCCCTGGCCGAGCGGGCAGCCCATGGCGGCGAGCAGGTCGCGTTGGACGGTGGTCTCGATGCCTTCGGCGATGACGGTGACGCCGAGGGTGTCGGCGATCCGGGCGATGCCCTCGACCAGGGCGTGCTGCTGCGGGGAGTTGCCGAGCCCGTCGATGAAGGTCTTGTCGATCTTCAGGGTGGTGATCGGGAACTCGCGCAGGTAGGAGAGCGAGGAGTAGCCGGTGCCGAAGTCGTCGATGGCGATGCCGACGCCGAGCGAGGTGAGTTCCTGCATGTCGGAGCGGATCCGGTTGTCGCGGCGCATCAGCACGGACTCGGTGAGTTCGAGGACGAGCGCGGTCGGCGCGATCTTGGCGGTGCGCAGCACCTCGCGGACGGTGTCGACGAATCCGGCGTCGCGGAACTGCCGGGCGGAGACGTTGACGTTGACCCGCAGCGGCGGGCGGCCGGGGGCGGCGGGGTGCGCGGCGATCCACTTGCCGACCTCGTGGGTGGCCTGTTCGAGGACCCAGGCGCCGAGTTGGACGATCTGCCCGCTCTCCTCGGCGATCGAGATGAAGTCGTCGGGCAGGATCATGCCGTGCCGGTCGTGCGGCCAGCGGACGAGCGCCTCGAACCCGGCCAGGTTGCCGGTCTGCAGGCCGATGATCGGCTGGTAGTGCAGCCGGAACGCGGACTCGGTGAGCGCGTCGTCGAGGTTCTCGTACAGTTCGTGCCGCCGCACCAGCCTGGCCTGCAGCGCGGCCCGGTAGTGCCGCCGCTGCCGGCGGCCCGCGCCCTTGGCGGCGTACAGCGCCAGGTCGGCGTGGGTGAGCAGTTCGGTGGTGTCGGTGCTGTCCTCGGTGGTGGCGACGCCGATGCTGGCGGTGACCCTCGCGGCGCTGGAGCTGAGCGCGAACGGTTCGGTGAACAGGCCGAGCAGGCCGTCCGCGACGGCGTCCACGTCGGCCGGGGTGAGGGCGTTCTCGACCAGGACCGCGAACTCGTCGCCGCCCAGCCGGGCCGCGGTGTCGGAGCTGCGCAGCGCGCCGGAGATCCGGTGGGCGACGGCGAGCAGCAGTTCGTCGCCGACGGCGTGGCCCTGGGTGTCGTTGACGGCCTTGAAGTCGTCGAGGTCGATGAAGAGCACGCCGGTGACGGTGCCGCTGCGCTGGGCCCGCTCCAGCGCGTGAGCGGCCCGGTCCTGGAACAGCACCCGGTTGGCCAGGCCGGTCAGCGGGTCGTGGAACGCCAGGTGGGTCAGTTCGCGCTCCATCTGGCGCTGCTCGGTGACGTCGCGCAGGGTCAGCACCAGGCCCTCGACGGTGGGGTCGGCGCGCAGGTCGTTGAACCGGACCTCGGCCTCGATCGGGGTGCGGTCGTGCCGGGTCAGCCGCCAGTGCTCGCGGGGCTGGTCCTGTTCGGCGTCGCGCCCGGGCCCGCCGCGCATCCGGGCCAGCGTCCCGCTGACGGCGTGCCCGTCCTCGGGCCGGACCAGGTCGGTCATCGGGGTGCCGTCCAGCCGGGCGTGGCCGAGCACCCGGGCGGCGGAGGTGGAGGCGTACCGGATGGTGTCGTCGTCGTCGAGGATCAGGATCACGTCGCTGGCGCTCTGCACCAGGGTGCGGAAGTACAGCTCGCTGTTGCGGTGGTTGATCTCCTGGCTGAGCATCACGCGTTCGACGGCGAGCGCGGCCTGCGTGGCGAGGATCTCCAGCGGCCGGCGCAGGTCGGCGAGCTCCTGTTCGGTGCCGGTGGCGACCAGCACGCCGAGCAGCGGGTCGCCGGAGGGGCGTTCGGCGAGGGTGAGCGGGCACAGCAGGGCGTCCGGCATCGCGTGCGGGAGGCCGGGCACGGTCGGCGGGAGATCCGCGGTGGGCAGCAGCAGGGTGCTGTCCGGGGAGGCGAGGGCGAGCAGTTCGCCGGTCGGCCCGTGGGCCGTCGCGCCCTGTGCGGCCTGGCCGACCGGCCGCGCGTGCGGGGTGCGGGCGACGGCGAGGAAGGCCAGGTGGCCGGGGCGGTCGGCCATCAGGGCGGAGGCGGCGGTCTCGACGCCGGCGGCGATCTCGTCGACGGTGACGGCGGCGGTCAGCCGGGAGCCGGCCTCGCGCAGGGTGCGTTCGCGGACGGCGGCCCGCCGGTAGGCGGCGACCACGACGGCCAGCCGGGCCAGCACCAGCAGGTACAGCACGGCCGAGAACGCGCCGATCACGCCGGTGTTGGTGGTGTTCCCGCCGAGCGACTCGACCAGCAGGATGGCGGGCGCGATCAGCGCGGCGAGGGTGAGCAGCAGCAGCCGGCCGAAGCCGAGGCCGGGCTGCTGGGTGGGCAGCGGCTTGGTGAGTTCGACCATCGAGGGGTGCAGCGCCGCCGCGCCCCAGGCCGCGTAGAGGACGGCCCAGCCGAGGTCGACGGGCGTGCCGATGTGCCAGCTGCCGTGCAGTTGGATCAGGCCGTAGGCGGTGTCGGAGGCCAGGATGCCGACCGTGCCGACGGTCAGCAGTTGCAGCGACCGGCTGCTGCCGCCGCGCGGGGTGAGCAGCCGCAGCAGCAGGGCGAGGACGACGATGTCCCCGAGCGGGTAGGCGATCGACACGGCCCGGGAGAACCAGTCGATGTCGGGGTTCCGGGCGTACGGCAGGATCAGGTAGATCCAGGCCAGCAGGGCCAGGCTGATGGTGAGGATCAGCGCGTCGAGCAGCCCCGCCCAGTCCTGCCGGGCCTTGCGGCGGCGGATGAAGACCAGCGCGCCGGCCGCGTACAGCACGAACTCGGCGAGGTAGAAGACGTCGGCGACCGACGGGAACGGGTTGTCCAGGTGCAGGAACTGGGTCTGCACGACCTGGGTGACCTCGCCGGCCGTGAAGCTCACGTTCGCCAGCGCCAGCAGGTACCACGGCAGGGCGTGCGCCGGGCGGTTGAGCCGGACGCCGACGACGACGGCGGCGGCGCCGCTCAGGCCGATGCCGGTCCACCAGACGAGCCGCTGCGACGGGTTGGCGTAGTAGATGCCCGTGAGCAGCGCCATCCATAACAGGTAGTAGGCCATCAGCCGTTGTCGGCGGGGTGTCAAAGAGTCACCTCCTGCTTGTCCTGGGCTGGGACCGACGGCTTGTGACGGCCTTTCTCCACCATGGGTGCATATAGTCGAATAGCACAATTTTGCATGTCCTACCGGGACATACGCACGCGAGGTCAACCACGTGGTCGAACGAGCAGGCGGCATGAACGGGATCCCAGCACCGGCGGACCGGGGCCACTGGTCCGTGGTCCGGGACGACTCCGGCCGGCACGCGATCCACCCGGCGGCGGCGTCCTTACCCGCGGGCTGGCACCCGGTCTTCGGGCCCGCCGGACGGCCGGAGTGCCGGTCCTACGTGGACCGCGCCTGGCGGCCCGGCGAGCTGGGCCTGGCCGACGCTCCGCCCGGCGGGCAGCCGCGGAGCGGCCTCGCTCCGGTGCCCGCGGCCTTCCGGGAGCGCGCCGCACGGCACCCGGAGGCGCTCGCGGTCCTCGGCGAGGCGGGCTCGCTCTCGTACGGCGCGCTCGACCGCCGCAGCGACCTGCTGGCCGCCGCCCTGCGCGAGGCCGGTCTGCGCCCGGGCGACGCCGTACCGGTCTGCCTCCCCCGCGACACGGACCTGGTGGTGGCCTGGCTCGCGGTCCTCAAGGCGGGCGGCGGGCTGCTGCCGATGGACGTGTCCTGGCCCGCCGAGCGGCAGTCCCGGGTGCTCGCGCAGTGCGGCGCCGCGGTCGCCGTGGCCGCTCCGGACCCGGGCTGGCCGGGGGTGCGCATCCTCGGGCCGGACGCCCGCGGCGGGGCGCCGGGCGACGGGGGCCCGGCCACCGGCGGCCCGGACGGCCTCGCCTACCTCATCCACACCTCCGGCTCCAGCGGCGTCCCGAAGTGCGTGGCCGTCGCCCACGGCCCGCTGGCGTTCACCCTCGACCGGGTGGCCCGGGCGTACGGGCTGGGCCCCGGAGACCGGGTGCTGCAGCTGGGGGCGCTCGGCTTCGACACCGCGCTGGAGCAGGTCCTGGCCCCGCTCACGGCGGGCGCGGCCGTGGTGCTGGGCGGGGCCGACACCTGGGCGCCGACGGAGTTGCTGGACCGGATCGGCGAGCTGCACCTGACCGTCGCCGACCTCACCCCGGCGTACTGGCACCACCTGCTGGCGCAGGTGCCGCCGGGCGGACTGGGGCACGCGGGGCTCCGGCTGGTGGTGGTCGGCGGGGACGTCGTGCACGTCGACGACTGCCGGACCTTCCTGGAGCGGCTGCCGGACGTCCGGCTGCTGAACGCGTACGGGGTCAGCGAGGCGGCGATCACCTCCACCCTGTGCGAGGTCACCGCGGAGCTGCTGGGTGACGCCGCGGCCCTGGCGCCCGCGCCGATCGGGCGACCGCTGCCGGGCGTGCGGGTGCACCTGCTGGATCCGCTGCTGCGTCCGGTCCCGCCCGGCGGGAAGGGCGAGATCCACCTGGCCGGGCCGGGGCTGGCGCTCGGCTACTGGCGCGACGCCGCCGCCACCGCGGAGGCGTTCGTGCCCGACCCGTTCGCGGCGGAGCCGGGCGGGCGGATGTACCGCACCGGCGACGCCGGGCGGCTGCGACCGGACGGGGTGCTGGAGATCCTCGGCCGGCTGGACGAGCAGGTGAAGGTCGGCGGGTTCCGGGTCGACCCGACCGAGGTCGAGGCGGTGCTGACCGGGCATCCGGACGTCCGACTGGCCAAGGTGGTCGCGGACCGGACCGCGCCGGACGGCAGCGTCGCCCTCACCGCGTACTACACCACCGCCGATCCGGCGGCCTCGCGCGCGCCGGGCCGGATCGGGCTGATCCGGGCCCACCTCGCCCGGCACCTGCCCGCGTTCATGGTCCCCGCCGCGTTCGTGCCGCTGGCGACGATGCCGCTGACCGCCGCCGGGAAGATCGACCGCCGGGCGCTGCCGCGCCACCCGGCGCCGCACGGCGGCTCCCCCGCCGCGCCGCCGACGCCCGGCCCGGACGGCGGCGTGCCCACGGACGCCACCGAGCTCACGGTCGGTCGGCTGTGGGCGGAGCTGCTCGGCGTGGACCACGTAGAGCCGCTGGACGACTTCTTCGCGCTCGGCGGCACCTCGCTGCTGGCGATGGAGATGCTCGCCCGGGTCCGGCTGCTGGCCGACATCGACGTCACCCGGGTCCGCGGCCTGACCCGCGCGCTGCTCGGCGATCCGACGCTGCGGGCGTTCGCCGCCGCCGTCCGGGGGGCCCGCGGCGGCGCCGAGCCGGGCGGCGGCGCCCCGGACTGGGTCCGCGAGACGGAGGTGCGGTACCCGGTGCGCCACGGCGGCGGCTCCGCGCCGGACCGCACCGAACCCGCCGAGCTGCTGCTCACCGGCGCCACCGGGTTCTGCGGCGCCCACCTGCTGGAGACCCTGCTGGCCACCACGCGCGCCCGGATCCACTGCCTGGTCCGGGCCCCCGGCGACGCGGCAGCCGCCGAGCGGCTGCACGCGGCCCAGGAACGCTTCCTCGGCCACCGGCTGGACGACCCGCGGATCGTCCCGCTGATCGGCGACCTGACCGAGCCGCTGCTCGGCCTGCCGCGGCACCGCTTCGACCGGCTGGCCGAGCACCTCGACGGCATCCACCACCTGGGTGCGCAGGTCAACTTCCTCTACCCGTACCACCAGTTGCGGCGGGCCAACGTGGACGGCACCCGGGAGGTGGTCCGGCTGGCCGGCCACCGCCGCGCGGTGCCCGTGCACTACGTCTCGACGCTCGCCGTGCTGGCCGGCTTCGGGCCGGCCGGTGTCCGCGAGGTCGACGAGCGCACCCCCTCGCCCACCCGGAACACCTCGGCGTCGGCTACGTGGAGACCAAGTGGGTCGCCGAGCAGCTGCTGCACCGGGCCGCCGCCGAAGGACTGCCGGTGACGGTGATCCGCACCAACGACGTCACCGGCGACCTGTCCGGCGGGATCATGAACCCGGCGACCGAACTGTGGGCGCTGATGACCTACTTCGCCGAGAGCGGCCACTACCCGGCGGTGCGGCTGCCACTGGACTTCGTGCCCGCCGACCGGTTCGCCCGGGCCGCCGCGCACCTCGCCGCGCACGCCCCGGCCCGCGGCGACGTCTACCACCTCGCCTCGCCCGAGCCGGCCTCGCTGCCCGCCCTGGCCGCCCGGCTGCGCGCCGCCGGCCACCCCGTCACCGAACTCCCCTACCGCGAGTGGGTGCGGGAGCTGGTCGCCTTCGCGGCCGCGCACCCCTCGCACCCCGTCGCCCCGTACGTGCCGCTGTTCGTCGACCGCGCCCCCGGCACCGACCTGACGATCAGTGAGATGTACTTCCAGCCCGTCTTCCCGCGCTTCGACCGCAGCCGGGCCGAAGCCGCCCTGGCCGGCAGCGGCATCGAACTGCCCGCCGTCGACGACCGCCTCCTCGACCGCTGCGTGGCGCAGCTCGCCGGGGCCGACCGCCCGGGCCCGTCATGACCGCCCTCGACGACCTCGACCTCGCGCACGCCCCCGGCGACGCCCCGGTGGCCTTCGGCGCCGAGCTCACCGCCCCGGTGCTGCTGGCCGCGTACCGGCGCGGCCTGTTCCCGATGCCGGGCGACGACATCTCCGCCGCGTTCAACGAGGCGGTGCACGCGCCCGACGTGGTGGCCGGGCGGATCCGGGTGCTTCCCGGCCCCGCCGCGCAGGATCCGTACGCGCTCGCCTGGTGGTCCCCCGATCCGCGGCCGGTGGTCGCGCCGGACCGGGTGCACCTGCCTACCCGGCTGCGGCGGAGCCTGCGCGGCCGGCTGCGCTGGCACACCACCGCCGACCGGGCGTTCGGCGAGGTGGTGGCCCGCTGCGCGGAGGGGCGGCGGCCGGCCTGGCTCACCCGGGGGCTGCGCGAGGCGCTGGAGCAGCTGCACCGGGGGGGCGCCGCCCACAGCGCCGAGGTCTGGGACGGGACTGCGCTGGTCGGCGGCGCGTTCGGGGTCGCCGTCGGCGGGGTGCTGAGCCTGGATTCGATGTTCCGCCACCGCCCGGGGGCCGACCGGGTCGCCGTCGCGGATCTCGCCGCCCGGTTCGGCGCGGTCGACGGCCGGCTGCTCGACGCCCAGTGGGACAGCCCGCACGTCCGCGCGTTCGGCACCAGCCCGATGGCCCGCCCGCAGTACCTCCGCGCCCTGGCCGCCCCCTCCGCCGTCGCCCCGCTCACCACCGAACCGCTGCCCGCCGCCCGCCTGGGCTGACCGGAGCGTTCCGCAACCGCCGGTGCTTGGGCGCCGGGTGCCGGGGCAGACGGCGGACGTGACGACTGACATGGAACGCGCCCCGGACCGGGGCGAGCGGGCGGGCGACCGCCGGACCAGGGCCACCGTGCTGGTGGCGCTGGTGGCCAACCTGGTGATCGCGCTGGCCAAGGTCGCCGGCGGACTGCTCGCCGGCTCGCCCGCCCTGCTGTCGGAGGCGGCGCACTCGGTGGCGGACAGCCTCAACGAGGTGTTCCTGATGGCCTCGCTGCGGCGCAGCCGCCGCCGTGCCGATTCGCGGCACCCGTTCGGCTACGGCAAGGAGCGGTTCTTCTGGTCGATGCTGGCGGCGGTCGGGATCTTCGTGACCGGCGGCTGCTTCTCGTTCTACCAGGGCCTGCACACCCTGCTGAATCCGCAGTCCGAGGACACCGGCGGCTACCTGGTGGTGTACGCGGTGCTGGGGGTGTCGCTGCTCGCCGAGGGCGCCTCGCTGGTGCGGGCGACGGTGCAGGTGCGCGGTCAGGCCCGGCAGGCGGGGCGGGGCCTGCTCGCGCAGCTGCGGCGCGGGAACGATCCGACCGTGCGGACGGTGTTCGCGGAGGACGCGGCGGCGGTGATCGGGGTGCTGCTGGCGGCGGCGGGCGCGGGGCTGCACCAGTGGACCGGGCAGTCGGCCTGGGAGGCGGGCGCGGCGCTGGCCATCGCGGTGCTGCTGGTCTGCGTGGCCTTCCGGCTGGGTCGCGACGCCCAGGACCTGCTGGTGGGGCGGGCGGTGGATCCGGTCCTCCAGCAGCGGGCGGCGGACCTGCTGGCGGAGCGGCCGGAGATCGACGTGGTGACGCAGCTGATGACCATGCAGCTCGGCCCGGACTCGGCCCTGTTGGCGGCCCGGGTCGATCTGGCCGACGGTCTGGACAGCGCCGGCGTCGAGGCGCTGTGCGTGGAGGTGAAGCGGCGGATCCGCACCGAGTGCCCGGGGTTCGAGCAGATCTTCCTGGACATCACGGCCGCCGATCGGGACGAGCGCCGCCGGGCGGCCGACCGCCGCCGGAGCCTGCGGTCGGCGGTGGCCCGGCAGCAGGAGCCGGGGCGCTGACGGCCCGTCGGCTCGTCCCCGGTCACTCCTCGCCGGAGAAGCGGCCCCAGGCCGATTGGCGGGTGATCCCGAGCGCCTCGCCGATCCTGGCCCAGGTGACGCCGCGTCGGCGCAGTTCCATGACCCACCTCCGCAGGTCGGCCTCGACCTGGTCGGCGACGGCGGCGACCCGGGGGAGCCGTTCCAGCATGGCGGCGTCGGACAGCTCGCCCCACGGGGGCATCCGCAGGTCGACCGGCCCCGGGCGGTACTCGGCGACGATGGAGCCCGCCAGGTCGACGCACTCGTCGCAGATGGTCGCGCCCGGGCCGGCGATCAGCTTGGCCACCTCCGCCTCGGGCTTGGCGCAGAACGAGCACGCCCTGCCCTCGCGTTCGACCGTCCCCGCCGTCATGGCGCCTCCGTCCCGGCCGTCCGGCCCCTGTCAGGCCGGTCCTGACAGGGAGCGTACGGCCGTCAGGACCGGCCTGACAAGCACGCGGCGTCGGCCGGGCCGGTCAGTTCTGCAGGAAGGTCTTGGCCTCGGCGAGGACGGGGTGGTCCTGCTGGACGTCGCCGGGGCGGTTGCCGTGGCCGATCAGCGCCCCGCCCCAGCGCATGCCCATGTACTCGGCGGTGGTGCGCAGGGTGCCGACCAGCGGGTCGGCCTTGCCGTCGTCCTCGTGGCTGGTGACGGTGATGCCGCGCAGGGTGCGGCCCGCCAGGCTCTCCCGGAAGGCGAACTGCGGGAGGCGGAGCCAGGCCGACCAGTGGTCGAGGTAGAGCTTGGTGGAGGCGGACACCGAGTACCAGTACAGCGGGGAGACGATGACCAGGTCGGTCGCGGCGAGGGTGGCTTCCAGCAGCAGGCGCTCGTTGCCCTCGGGTTCGAGGTAGGCGTGGCCGTCGGTGTGGCGGTGGTCCCGGAACGGCGGCAGGGGGTGGTCGGCGAGGCTCAGCCAGCGCTGGGCGGTGCCGGCGGGCAGGTGGCGGGCGGCCTCGCGGGCGAGGGCCTCCGCGTTTCCGTCGGCCCGGCTGCTGCCGAGCAGGAACAGGAAGGAGCGGTCGTCTTGATCGGTCACGCCGGGTCCAACTCGCAGGCCCAGCGGCCCATTCCCGCCGCTGCGGAACGGGTCGCCGGGCCGACGGCGGGTCAGTTGGCGGCGGGCCCGGTCCAGTCGGCGGCGACGTGGCCGAGGCGGACCCGCTGCGGGTGGTCGCCGACCTCGACGGAGGAGGTGCGCCGGCCGGTGGCGAAGTCGATGGCGGTGACCCGGTCGGCGCCGCTCTCGGAGATGATGCAGGACGTGCCGTCGCCGCTGACGGTGGCCCAGTAGGGCTTGACGGCGGGGACCAGCGGGCCCTCCTGGAGGGTGGCGCGGTCGACGACGGTGGCGTAGTCGTCCATGGTGCCGGCCACGCAGAGGCGGTCGCCGGCCGGGCTGATCGCCAGTCCGTGGTGACGGGAGTCGTTGACCCAGGTGGTGCGGTCCTCGCTGGTGGCGGGGTTCTTCGGCAGGGTCTTGACCCTGGTGACGGTGTCGGAGGCGACGTCGTACTCCACGAAGCCGTTGAAGAAGGAGACCTGGAAGTACAGCGTGGACCCGTCGGGGGTGAAGGCGGCGGGGCGGACGGCGTTGGACAGGTCGGCGCGGCCGAAGGCGTCGAGGCGCCGGCGCATGTCGATGGTGCGCACGGGCTGCAGGGTGGCGGCGTCGACCACGGTGATGTGGCGGTCGCCCTTGGTCCAGTCGAGCCAGGGCTCGTCGAGGGCGGTGGTGACGTCACCGATGGACATGTTCCAGATCTGCTTGCCGCCGTCGGTGAACAGGTTCTCGTGCGGTTTGTCGCCGGTCTTGAACGAGCCGAGCTGGCGGCCGGTGGCGATGTCCAGGACGTGCACCGTGTTGGCGGTGGAGGCGGACACCGCGACCCGGGTGCCGTCGGGCGAGACGGCCATGTGGTCGGAGCGGTAACCCGCGACCGGGAAGCGCCAGTTGATCCGTCCGCTGGCCAGGTCGATGGAGACCACGTCGGCGAAGCTGGGCCGGGAGACCACGACGGCCGAGCCGTCCGGGGTGGAGTACATGTCGTCGACGAACTGGTCGTGCCCCTCCCCCGGTCCGAGCCGCACGCCCAGGAAGTAGCCGAGCTTGACCGGGTTGAGGTAG
The DNA window shown above is from Streptomyces sp. TLI_171 and carries:
- a CDS encoding amino acid adenylation domain-containing protein codes for the protein MDRAWRPGELGLADAPPGGQPRSGLAPVPAAFRERAARHPEALAVLGEAGSLSYGALDRRSDLLAAALREAGLRPGDAVPVCLPRDTDLVVAWLAVLKAGGGLLPMDVSWPAERQSRVLAQCGAAVAVAAPDPGWPGVRILGPDARGGAPGDGGPATGGPDGLAYLIHTSGSSGVPKCVAVAHGPLAFTLDRVARAYGLGPGDRVLQLGALGFDTALEQVLAPLTAGAAVVLGGADTWAPTELLDRIGELHLTVADLTPAYWHHLLAQVPPGGLGHAGLRLVVVGGDVVHVDDCRTFLERLPDVRLLNAYGVSEAAITSTLCEVTAELLGDAAALAPAPIGRPLPGVRVHLLDPLLRPVPPGGKGEIHLAGPGLALGYWRDAAATAEAFVPDPFAAEPGGRMYRTGDAGRLRPDGVLEILGRLDEQVKVGGFRVDPTEVEAVLTGHPDVRLAKVVADRTAPDGSVALTAYYTTADPAASRAPGRIGLIRAHLARHLPAFMVPAAFVPLATMPLTAAGKIDRRALPRHPAPHGGSPAAPPTPGPDGGVPTDATELTVGRLWAELLGVDHVEPLDDFFALGGTSLLAMEMLARVRLLADIDVTRVRGLTRALLGDPTLRAFAAAVRGARGGAEPGGGAPDWVRETEVRYPVRHGGGSAPDRTEPAELLLTGATGFCGAHLLETLLATTRARIHCLVRAPGDAAAAERLHAAQERFLGHRLDDPRIVPLIGDLTEPLLGLPRHRFDRLAEHLDGIHHLGAQVNFLYPYHQLRRANVDGTREVVRLAGHRRAVPVHYVSTLAVLAGFGPAGVREVDERTPSPTRNTSASATWRPSGSPSSCCTGPPPKDCR
- a CDS encoding SpoIIE family protein phosphatase, whose translation is MQHSREQFPDGAAPPAPDRAGLVGAQRRAEVGPSAPPATAERGAVGRLADTVAQLRRQLDEAQAHAAGRSVVEMAVGILVERLRCGPTEAAKQLQVLAEQAGSTPLELAADLVNRAAADKISEAAHEFVARAAQPVSSEVGVRLRNTEADALSGGDAGAAARAMLEHALRPLGAVAVAIWAAHPDLSLSLAGSAGFADAEARRWRHVPPGVVTVARRALDERAPVAYRTLADGAVPTVGGHEAGGGRLAVPAGVGGRLIGVLEVCWRDELPEQSQSLQRQFEALAELCATTLESWDADTAVEGPVGGPFNELAELVDGVLDPCMILDPVDGFPPRFVIRHANPAFVDFAGRPTSAIVGAGLLEAYPLAAQGGNLLEAVENVHATGAPFKDPRMRLTALVDGVPLSTDAYVSINRHRNHVIVLWRLAESTSQIARLLHHAQRLGRIGGFEEDLDSRQVVWNDTLFELHGLSPTAQPVPLDRLSDHAHPDDREAVQRFLRTLLHHRRPASTAFRLQRADGVTRHIRVVAEPVHDRLDRLGTVRGAYQDISAQHWTEVALAATRDQLAQTEQQVAERHRLVRQLQHAIMPPSAGPRTLHNLDVAVRYRPAEKDHLVGGDWYDALPLPSGQVLVCVGDVAGHGIEAATGMVALRNALRGLAATGAGPAQLLAWLNSVTHHLTDNVTATAVCGLYDPDRRHLRWARAGHLPPVLLRGGDAECLPQADGILLGVLDQADYEEREIALEPGDRIVMYTDGLIERRDQGLHASLADLVALSRSASRQGVVALDAHLDHLLRFSGADTDDDTCLVGMEVR
- a CDS encoding bifunctional diguanylate cyclase/phosphodiesterase — encoded protein: MTPRRQRLMAYYLLWMALLTGIYYANPSQRLVWWTGIGLSGAAAVVVGVRLNRPAHALPWYLLALANVSFTAGEVTQVVQTQFLHLDNPFPSVADVFYLAEFVLYAAGALVFIRRRKARQDWAGLLDALILTISLALLAWIYLILPYARNPDIDWFSRAVSIAYPLGDIVVLALLLRLLTPRGGSSRSLQLLTVGTVGILASDTAYGLIQLHGSWHIGTPVDLGWAVLYAAWGAAALHPSMVELTKPLPTQQPGLGFGRLLLLTLAALIAPAILLVESLGGNTTNTGVIGAFSAVLYLLVLARLAVVVAAYRRAAVRERTLREAGSRLTAAVTVDEIAAGVETAASALMADRPGHLAFLAVARTPHARPVGQAAQGATAHGPTGELLALASPDSTLLLPTADLPPTVPGLPHAMPDALLCPLTLAERPSGDPLLGVLVATGTEQELADLRRPLEILATQAALAVERVMLSQEINHRNSELYFRTLVQSASDVILILDDDDTIRYASTSAARVLGHARLDGTPMTDLVRPEDGHAVSGTLARMRGGPGRDAEQDQPREHWRLTRHDRTPIEAEVRFNDLRADPTVEGLVLTLRDVTEQRQMERELTHLAFHDPLTGLANRVLFQDRAAHALERAQRSGTVTGVLFIDLDDFKAVNDTQGHAVGDELLLAVAHRISGALRSSDTAARLGGDEFAVLVENALTPADVDAVADGLLGLFTEPFALSSSAARVTASIGVATTEDSTDTTELLTHADLALYAAKGAGRRQRRHYRAALQARLVRRHELYENLDDALTESAFRLHYQPIIGLQTGNLAGFEALVRWPHDRHGMILPDDFISIAEESGQIVQLGAWVLEQATHEVGKWIAAHPAAPGRPPLRVNVNVSARQFRDAGFVDTVREVLRTAKIAPTALVLELTESVLMRRDNRIRSDMQELTSLGVGIAIDDFGTGYSSLSYLREFPITTLKIDKTFIDGLGNSPQQHALVEGIARIADTLGVTVIAEGIETTVQRDLLAAMGCPLGQGYLFGRPMTAAQARELVESHARAVGRG